In Afipia sp. GAS231, a single window of DNA contains:
- a CDS encoding NADH-quinone oxidoreductase subunit A, with protein MNGILQNYLPLVVFIGVAGLIGLVLLIAPFIVAFQQPDPEKLSAYECGFNAFDDARMKFDVRFYLVAILFIIFDLEVAFLFPWAVAFGKLGVTGFWSMMVFLAVLTVGFAYEWKKGALEWD; from the coding sequence ATGAACGGCATCCTGCAGAATTACCTTCCACTTGTGGTGTTTATCGGAGTGGCCGGCCTGATCGGTCTGGTACTGCTGATTGCCCCGTTCATCGTTGCGTTCCAGCAGCCGGATCCGGAAAAGCTCTCCGCCTATGAATGCGGATTCAACGCTTTTGATGACGCCCGCATGAAATTCGACGTCCGCTTCTATCTGGTTGCGATCCTTTTCATCATCTTCGACCTCGAAGTGGCGTTCCTGTTCCCGTGGGCGGTGGCATTCGGCAAGCTCGGCGTCACCGGGTTCTGGTCGATGATGGTGTTCCTGGCCGTGCTGACGGTCGGCTTTGCCTATGAATGGAAGAAAGGCGCGCTCGAATGGGATTGA
- a CDS encoding MarR family winged helix-turn-helix transcriptional regulator — protein sequence MSQKANKPMPPPAAGNDAELAPITAMTSSRLMVLANLLKRGAILRYKRLAGLSSVEFGLVASLGRRPPMSVARLAEAVGMDKGQISRALAELVSRKLVAKADNPRDNRETLVCLTKAGLAAHDVIVAGAQERNRRLLEQLSKEDLETLLGQINRLTATAAQMLAAERDLT from the coding sequence ATGAGCCAGAAAGCGAACAAACCGATGCCGCCGCCCGCCGCGGGGAACGATGCCGAATTGGCGCCGATCACCGCGATGACGTCGTCGCGGCTGATGGTGCTGGCCAATCTGCTCAAGCGCGGCGCGATTCTGCGCTACAAGCGGCTGGCCGGGCTCTCTTCCGTCGAGTTCGGCCTGGTGGCCTCGCTCGGACGGCGGCCGCCGATGAGCGTGGCGCGGCTGGCCGAGGCCGTCGGCATGGACAAGGGCCAGATCAGCCGGGCGTTGGCGGAACTGGTGTCGCGCAAGCTGGTCGCCAAGGCCGACAACCCCCGGGACAACCGCGAGACGCTGGTTTGCCTGACCAAGGCCGGGCTCGCCGCCCATGACGTCATTGTGGCGGGCGCGCAGGAACGCAACCGGCGCCTCTTGGAACAGCTCAGCAAGGAAGATCTGGAGACGCTGCTTGGGCAGATCAATCGCCTGACCGCGACCGCTGCCCAAATGCTCGCCGCCGAGAGGGACCTGACCTGA